The sequence taatttaatgactttattcccaacattttatctcgacttttttctcgaaatttaacaactttaatctcgagatggttttatttttttattattgcttggccctaatcctcttccatactgTAGCGTATATTTAGTATGCTAGAAATAAGCATATGTAGACGTCTCTTGTACAACTGCTATAAgcaattcacccaaaaattcccATAATGTGCAATAAAAACCAGCTCACTATATTCATTTGCCCTCAAAGTCTGATCAAGAACAGTGTTATATCACGTTACACCTAATCAAAACTTTTCTTTACCAGTTAGTGCTATGCTAGTAAGATAAACTGTTAGTTTGCTACCTGGAGGTtacttaaaaacacaaacaatttAATTACAAATGACAGCAGAGGCCTCATTTATAAACTGTGCATACACACAGGTTTGAACTTGCGTAGTAGGCCTACAGTATGATAAAATCCACGCCAAcgctcatatttataaaaatgctcTTTGATGTGGAAAGTACTTAGTGCCACATCAGGGTCTAAGCAGACGTAGCCTACACACATTTTGTTGTGGCAGAGAGTCAGAGTATTGCAGGTACTTGGAAATTAAGCAATTCTTGCCGCTCACCATTTTCAGGCGGAGATCTGAAaccattcagctgtgcacaatTTCAAGATCCATtggtcctcactgcagaacacaagatcctgatccaactcctcccactttataTATCCCTTAACCTATCCatctccgccccctggatctcgtgttctgcagtgagggtcTACTGAGATCATTTGTTATTTATAGATTTCTGTAAGAGAGGCGTTTTTGAGCGTTCGTTTGTTCTCTGAATCACATGTACGCACATTTGAGAAATGATGGTAGGATCAAATGTAGGACGTTTTCTaagcaacattttataaattatatggTTCGAGGCCCTTAATATGGCCCCATGTTCATCCAAATCATATTCCCGATACAGACAACTAGTGAGAGGAATGAAAacttctttgttgtttttttgctgttgctgtcattttataaaagcaataagccatTTTAGGCCATGTGTTACTGTAAGAACCACTTATGCAATGTAAAATTACTGTAATGGGTGGCCTTTTGTGGCTCATTGCTGTATTTTAACACAAAATGTTGATTATAGCAGCTTCATAAGTCATTTTGACTTCCTTGGGCCATTTAGATGTCAACATACTGTCATTTCACTGTGTAAGAAATGACCCAACTCAAAAATAGCAAACATCAATAACTGCAAATAACTTTCCAAGCCCCTTTTGTATCTATCTCCCCTTCAAGATGGAATCTATCACTCGGTCGCTCTTATCAGAGAGCCAGTATCCAGCCATGGCCGCCACTGCCCCCATAAAGATGGAGGTGAACACCAAGTCCCCTTTAGCCGCCAATGTGGCTAATGCGCACAGAACAACACCGAAGAACATCTGCTGCAGAACCTCGATTTCATCCTCctgaatgtcatcaaaaagaccCTTATTTGCAGAAGCTGAGAAAAGATACCGGAAGATGACATCAGTGAATTCAGAAACATACAAAACATTTCAATCATGCAGTTTAAATACAGTTGATGAAAAAGAATACAGAtcaataaacatcacatttgcttttttaaatatatttatttattttttgagaaaaacatgCACTTATGAATTATGCACCGTAAGTGGAAAGTGCACaggaaaatgtattaataaagtaactaaagttcagtttcatgttttctttaaatggatatatatgtatttggtaacactttagtgcACTTaagtccaattctcactattaactagttgctatttagcatgcatattaataggatattggctgtttattagtacttataaagcacataaaatgctgggttaaaaacaacccaagctgggtaaaatatggacaaacccagcaggttgggttaaaaggcacctattatgccctctttcacatgatgtactgtaatataagtctctggtatgGACAAGTTTCatcttaaaataccccacaaatttgcccctatttgggggtgagcaaaaatatgccttttactttattaatatattgctggtttaaaaaataaatccaaaattggttgaaaaaaatggctgggtaaaaacaacccaatccctggttttgtccatatttaacccagcagtttttagagtgcaatgctttattctgcatgaccttattctaatcccttaatcctacccaatcctaccttactaactattaataagcagtaattatgtgtttattgaggcaaaagtcatagttaatagttagttaatattATACCCTAGTCTAAAGtgtgacttttattttataaatgtatttttggtaacactttaacaTTAGTTAGTTTCAATTGTAAACAtcagttaactacattagttaaaatgaactaacaatgaataatTCTTGTACAGCATTATTTCATCTTAAAGATTtactatttttaacattaacattagtaattgcactgtgaactaactcgaacaaacaatgaactgtatttttattaactaactttaACACAGGTtgataaatgctgtaaaaatatatctaatgCTCATGTtcactaatgcattaactaatgtaaaTGAATGATAACATTTCACTTTCATTTAGTAGCATGTTGGCTCCCAAGACAATAAGGTTGTGTGTGTAATACAGGTTTATCAACTCATGAACACAAACCTGAATCAATTCTCTAATATTATGTAACAAACACAATACACTGAGTTACAGGAAACTGCACCCTCTGTCTTTTGGGACAGATCTAGTTCAGTGTTTGAAGTACACAGCAGGCCTTTATAGTGCACTAAagctaaaaccataaaaactacacagacaaaaaaaaagacaaatatattactaaaattaaattgaaaaaaaaaaaaaaacagaaatatatataaaaaaaaaacattcaaaataataatagtaactTGAATACATCACACAGATAACATCTCTGTTATTTGATATCTTTGAGTATGAGCCTCAAATGATGTCCCAGCTGACCTGTTGTGTGGATCCTCTCACATGTGTTGCCCGTGCGTGTGTATCCGTCTGCGCACTGACAGTGAAAAGAGCCCTCTGtattcacacagaacacattgACACCAGGACAGGCCAACACCTCCTCACCGCACTCGTCTATATCTGCAGAAGAGACAAAATACAGCTGCCATTTCTGAAACACAGAACTGCTAGACAATTATACAATTATTCTTGCTGGAAATGCTTCTTATAGCCACAAGATGGTACCATCATGCAGAGGAACTCATTTGTGTCATTCATTTTTCAAGCTTGATATACAACAGTAGCAAATCCTCAAActctaatatattttaaattatttactcCTGCTATAAATACTATGTCAATTATTCAGCCAAACAAAGCAGATGGGATTTATAAAAGGAAAAAACAGATAGAAAGTACTTAGAAGTTCAACTTTATtcaaaattctgttatttttattcttaCATTTACAACAATGTTTGTGCAGCCAATAAACTACAGCCGACAAGACTCTCAAATGTCAAACTTTTGTGGACCTTGTGGATTCATTTTCAGGTTTGTTCTCAAATTacttaaatacagaaaaatatagaTTGAACGTTTCTCCACAGCCTGCAGCATTTTAGACTCATTCCAGAAGTAAATATCATGCATTCTCTGACTGTGCCACAAAGCTTCTGTTCACAAACACCtctaaagtcaccatgaaatcaaaatagacAATTTCTATTTGTTTATGGAAATTTAGGTGGTTAACGGCATCTATTTTTCTGGGGGGCCAACGGCATTTGACTTTGCATCTGCAGTGGAAAGCAACCGCTCCGGGAGCGTAGTAAAGTTTGTTATTCGCTGCATATTCGCCTAGGGCTAAAGGCAACTAAAGGGAATGTTTGCAAATTTCACTCACAGTCCAAAATATAAACGTTCAATAATTTATATTGCAATGAACGatattttcaaattaattttattttatttactttaattaCTGTAACTCACCAAAAGTGTCCCCATTTTCCAAAGGTTGAGAGACACCAAGGAAGACACAGAGGTACCAAATTTGAGCTAGTCAGAGGGGTTTGGATTTTCTCCCCGAGAAAATCtgcatatgtgcattttaagaATTCTGAAGGCCAAAAAATGGATAAGAAACAGCTTTAAAACCATATCAGTGGTCAGTAGATTATCTGTCAATACCTTTGTCAATTCATTTACAATATGTACACATTCATTATTAATCTTAAACCCAATGTGCCAAAAAATGGCTTGGTTAAGATTTCTTGTCTCCTCACATTGACAGTTACTAAAATTAGATGAATGTTAGGTACattttataggcctattttaaaaaaattagtcaaaagtttattatttttgtcatttcttTCTTAAAACAGCTGTCAATTATGAAATGTTTAGTTTAGCTACTTATATCATATCTCACACTTTATGACCATTAACAAATGTTGGTGCTGTGCAATATCCGTGCAGCACTAAAATGGAGTTCATACTATATTAGGAAATTAATTCACAACCTTTATTATATACACCTCGGAAAAACACTGAAGTCCGGTCCTCGCTGACCTCATAGCTGGCTACAGCCATGGTTGTAGTGACCAGACAGGCTTACTACATACAGTATGAGATTTTGCATTATTCATCTGTAGAAAGTAGCCAAAAAcccttttataaaaaaataattgtttgctGTAAACACATGAAGAGAGGTACTGGCACAATGTCACCtgtagtcaaaccaaaatttattcagacaccttgaacatttcattcattattacagtttattcactatagtttaaaaatggtaataaaatatgacaagatctcaaagttaaactgtcagaaaagaattaatcttaattatgtaatataacacttaagcaaaacatggttaGGTcgaagtgtctgaataatttttggtcccaaatttttatcaatttcacTGGTAGTCCATtatatgaagaattttttggatacaatatgtcacagttttctttattttactatcctcacttacataaatgaactatagtgtcctgcacccactagtaaaaatatatcaaaaatatcaaaataatttttggtttgactgtacatgAAGGGAGTTATTGTCAAAACATCACCTGTAGTCAGTCCTACCTTctacaagctttggaatttgaacatgtctgtttttaaatgttaaaagtcattttgattaataaaaatgatacattttaacCACTTGGAGGAATTGGCATGTGGCAGACGTTCCCTTAGGCATCATGCGCCGGCAGCGCGTCAAAGCAATCTCGTGTGTAAATATGCAGCTATAACGCACATAGGTGATGTGATTTCGGACGCAGTCattttctcttctctgatgatgtgttactggtgtgagggcgggacaacctgtcactcacatgaaatccaccaatagcaaaccacgaccatccaatcaattccccatggacaaaatcaagtcaggccctacatttgttcttgcttGAGAAggcgtttcactcagatatacaggAAAGAAAAGACGATTGCGACTTTAGTCTGAAAGACTGAAAGTGACGTGAAGCCAAGTATGGTATCCCATACTCGGATTATgcgctctgcatttcacccatcacAGTGTACGcacagcagtgagtattgaacacacacacccagagcagtTTACCATGATTTCCCATTTTTatagttatatttttataactgtaaaaacagtttttacagtatatttgtaTAACTGTAAAAAACAGCTCTCaatgtaaactatattatcatGCTTCCTTGAAGTATAAGAAGTCTAATACTAGTACAcactaaaaaaatgttaaaaacaacccaagttgggttgaaaatggacaaacccagcgattgggttgttttaacccaactgttgggttaaatgtttgcccagcctgctgggtagttttatttaacccaactattgtttgaaaatgactatatggcagacttaaaattaatctaaaatgaaattaaaatgttcatttattaaacatattaataaatgttatattttgggttcattttaagtaagcaatactgtaatttttaaacaatagttgagttaagtaaaactacccagcaggttgggcaaacatttaacccaactgctgggttaaaaccacccaatcgctgggtttgtccattttcaacccaacttgggttgtttttaacattttttagagtgtagctttaatttgttttatactCCTAGTTATATTATATACTTCAAAGATTGAAAAACAACATTATTAAAACTCACCTAGGCATCTCATGCCTGAAGATCTGAAACCAGGAGCACATTTCTTACACCGGGCAGCTCCTCCACCCATACAGCCAATACAGGCCTTATCACATTCTGGAGAAATAATAAAGCAATATTTCATACTACAAATCAGAAAAGGAAAACAGTGTTATCAACACTGTGTAAACTGTGTCACATGATTAATCCATGTGTGTTAATGATAAAATACCTCTGAGGGTAAATCCCACTGACCTTTGCAGTCATAAGAGCCATGAGTGTTCAAGCAGTACGTGTTGTCGGGACACCGATCCAGATCAGTACCACATTCATCAATATCTGTCAATGTAAAAGAAGTCAGCCTCAGAATGTAATGGAGCATGAAGTGTACACTCTGTTGATCATCTTACCCACGCAGAGGTTGTCATGCAGGATGAATCCGGTGTGGCACTGAAGACATTGGTCTTTCTCTGGCCCTCCACAGGCTTTACAGTGTTCTGAGCAATTCTGACCCAAAACCAGATGAAAAAGGGCCACGCAGAGCACAGCAGACAGGAAGAACATCCGTGAGGGTGACATCACTCTCCACTCATTAGTGTAAACCCTCCAGTTGAATGCTGTTAACAAGTTTAACTGGTATGGAAAAATTAAAACTCTTTGTGACATCTGATGATTTAAAACATAGGAATTTGCTTGAGGACAAAAAAgttcatttcattttcaaatacCAACAGGAATTTTAAGGTGTGATCTTTTATCTGAAGCAACTAAATTATTGTGCATGTTATGTTATTTAAAATTCAAGGCCTGGTTTCATAGAGAGTGGCTtagattaggccttagttcaaatATGACATTTAAAGTCCCCTGTAATGAAAATCAAGTTTATTATGCTGTTTATATGGCgatgtgttttaatatgctttaagacaaaccatgagCATTCATAAATCAACACCTTTGCTATGCtaagtattttctctttaaaactgcagtaaacaaagacagtctcaaacccATGGTTTAAAATTGCTGGTATtcctgacgtcacaaactaccttgtaacaatcacgtcaacgtgccggcgggctttagcatatcattaactgaccGTGCAGGGGAGTCTCAAAAGATggttatatttttctgttgatgtgAAAAAttgggtagatttagcaatatggcgggtgtatgatccatattacgatgttatgataaactatatgcctttctccattgacgttctgagttgttcaaagtgttattaaggatactgattgttagactcgtgaatgtgaacatggtttgtgtaacattggcaacacattattagctgtttgatattGCAGTCAAGCAAATCGCTAATcttattaattaccgttatgtgtccgacgttgtaaaaagtgataccattgtgcagcgtttatctcagtaagttgaccgagtggatctctgaccttgtgcgagtgagtggaggtggggctaattatcatattcatagatccatgTATATTGAATGAGGCAaaggtgtagagttacattcaagctattttaaggcataaagatttttttttccacaagaaaaaactttaaatatgtaattttggtgatcaaagatgagctTTAAGTgatacaattattgactacagggggactttaaagggtacgttcacccgaaaatgaaatttctgtcattaagtattCACCATCGAGAAtatgatgagaatactttttgtgctcaaaaacaaaacaaaaatagtgacGTCATTCAAAAATTTCTTCTcaa comes from Chanodichthys erythropterus isolate Z2021 chromosome 6, ASM2448905v1, whole genome shotgun sequence and encodes:
- the LOC137020987 gene encoding protein disulfide isomerase CRELD1; translated protein: MSPSRMFFLSAVLCVALFHLVLGQNCSEHCKACGGPEKDQCLQCHTGFILHDNLCVDIDECGTDLDRCPDNTYCLNTHGSYDCKECDKACIGCMGGGAARCKKCAPGFRSSGMRCLDIDECGEEVLACPGVNVFCVNTEGSFHCQCADGYTRTGNTCERIHTTASANKGLFDDIQEDEIEVLQQMFFGVVLCALATLAAKGDLVFTSIFMGAVAAMAGYWLSDKSDRVIDSILKGR